Proteins encoded within one genomic window of Porphyromonadaceae bacterium W3.11:
- a CDS encoding tetratricopeptide repeat protein, with product MIRYIKEKFEIGDHISIYSCEREIRGVIEIIDDNFIVLRSEDDNIIGIKIDSITGFSSKPIEITPRDLKWEKDTNKYQRQGGRNAWRRGKLSTPPYSEPYKSDALLEQEKEVYHEISSIKEEIKSIVETFIQDDPSTADILIPPMGVIVELRNTFQFGFIDDNLEGVRYFFNKNDIIDPNLKNVEGEMIEVVYQKGKNHKGPAAKNIHKSDTIGGLLQLMITHLDFGSYSDAFAIMENIKVSNDGNYYLDKISLLMGEILEKAKSIGYEVNKGKNSLYSEARRRLQNKDYDSALDIYHECLNLGFRKENCIKDILQIYVTTYAQKQSEYERNIIKEKALDFLNEHIDSLPDEQSTYFTIENAYFALGEYEKHIEVAEEIVAECGRNGELPQYVFYLNKLAQSYFRIGDFEKALDAVHQGLDIEPENQHLIKTMKSIIDAQDNGDDTFFMS from the coding sequence ATGATAAGGTACATTAAAGAGAAGTTTGAAATTGGGGATCATATTTCCATTTATTCTTGTGAAAGAGAGATTCGTGGTGTCATTGAGATTATTGACGATAATTTTATCGTCTTAAGGAGTGAAGATGACAATATCATTGGGATCAAGATTGATTCCATTACTGGCTTTTCAAGTAAACCTATTGAGATAACTCCTAGAGATCTTAAGTGGGAGAAAGATACAAATAAATACCAGCGTCAGGGAGGTCGTAACGCATGGAGGAGGGGTAAGCTGTCCACTCCTCCATATTCTGAACCTTATAAAAGTGATGCCCTTCTGGAACAAGAGAAAGAGGTTTACCATGAGATCTCAAGCATTAAGGAGGAGATTAAATCCATTGTAGAGACATTTATACAGGACGACCCCAGTACAGCTGACATCTTGATACCTCCGATGGGAGTCATTGTGGAGCTAAGAAATACTTTTCAATTTGGCTTTATAGACGATAACCTTGAAGGTGTAAGATATTTTTTCAATAAAAATGATATCATAGACCCCAACCTTAAAAATGTCGAGGGCGAAATGATAGAGGTGGTCTATCAAAAAGGTAAAAATCATAAGGGACCTGCTGCAAAGAATATTCATAAATCTGATACGATTGGTGGTTTGCTTCAGCTCATGATAACTCATTTGGACTTTGGTTCATATAGTGATGCTTTTGCTATAATGGAGAATATTAAGGTCTCTAACGATGGTAATTATTACTTGGATAAAATCTCTCTTTTGATGGGTGAGATTTTAGAGAAGGCAAAGTCTATAGGATATGAGGTAAATAAAGGTAAGAATTCGTTATACTCTGAAGCCAGAAGACGTTTGCAAAATAAGGACTATGACTCTGCCCTTGATATTTATCATGAGTGTCTTAATCTTGGCTTTCGTAAGGAGAATTGTATCAAAGATATCTTGCAGATATATGTGACAACATATGCCCAGAAGCAAAGCGAGTATGAGAGAAATATCATTAAGGAAAAGGCTCTCGATTTTCTGAATGAGCATATTGATTCCCTACCAGATGAGCAAAGCACTTACTTTACAATTGAGAATGCCTATTTTGCTCTTGGTGAGTATGAAAAGCATATAGAAGTAGCGGAGGAAATTGTAGCTGAATGTGGGAGAAATGGTGAGCTACCACAGTATGTATTCTACCTTAATAAGCTTGCTCAGAGCTACTTCAGAATAGGAGATTTTGAAAAGGCTCTTGATGCGGTTCATCAAGGATTGGATATAGAGCCTGAAAATCAACATCTTATAAAGACGATGAAATCCATTATTGATGCACAAGATAATGGAGATGATACCTTTTTTATGTCGTAA